The proteins below come from a single Xiphophorus couchianus chromosome 20, X_couchianus-1.0, whole genome shotgun sequence genomic window:
- the mrps16 gene encoding small ribosomal subunit protein bS16m translates to MVHLSSLLLKNYHAGYVVIRLALAGHKQANRPFYRIVAAYNKRSRDGKYIEQLGSFDPLPNIYNEKLVSFNFDRIKYWIGCGAHTSKPVAKLLGLSGFFPLHPMTVTEAERRRAQAKLAETATGTEEEKQADV, encoded by the exons CGTCCCTCCTTTTGAAGAACTACCACGCCGGCTACGTCGTCATCCGGCTCGCCCTCGCAGGCCACAAACAAGCCAACCGACCCTTTTATCGCATCGTGGCGGCTTACAACAAGAGGTCAAGGGATGGTAAATACATCGAGCAGCTGGGCAGCTTCGACCCGCTCCCTAACATCTACAACGAGAAACTTGTTAGTTTCAACTTCGACCGGATCAAGTACTGGATCGGCTGCGGTGCTCACACTTCCAAACCGGTGGCCAAACTTCTAG GGTTGTCTGGGTTTTTCCCCCTCCATCCCATGACGGTAACGGAGGCAGAGCGTCGAAGAGCTCAGGCGAAGCTGGCAGAAACTGCCACAGGAACAGAGGAGGAGAAACAGGCTGACGTGTGA
- the LOC114135452 gene encoding LOW QUALITY PROTEIN: uncharacterized protein LOC114135452 (The sequence of the model RefSeq protein was modified relative to this genomic sequence to represent the inferred CDS: inserted 2 bases in 1 codon; deleted 1 base in 1 codon; substituted 1 base at 1 genomic stop codon) has protein sequence MCNRDTFYHQPRNTNSKDAFNNTNIFQLEALSKKAVPGAYKAVEVIKXTRGSVVSESVVLYNYQNNETQIQFLNNQLDRVLTDILNDTMNLYNISQVFGSQVLFSGLSLPTPLITNITNLKHFISCFQFANYTAEIINGAWQXGPCKTNVDYCNRHGDCFNHIDEGLMCRCYQTSLEQYYGPRCEFFADGSGFYGEQFGSLALALLLLIIIITVVIIRERNCVN, from the exons ATGTGCAACAGAGACACCTTCTACCACCAA CCAAGAAACACCAACAGCAAAGATGCTTTCAACAACACCAATATCTTTCAGTTGGAAGCACTTTCCAAAAAAGCTGTCCCAGGAGCCTACAAGGCTGTAGAAGTTATAAAATGAAC AAGGGGAAGCGTTGTCTCAGAGAGCGTGGTGCTGTACAACTATCAAAACAATGAAACTCAGATACAGTTTCTCAACAATCAGCTTGATCGTGTGCTGACTGACATCTTAAATGACACCATGAACCTCTATAATATCTCTCAGGTTTTTGGGAGTCAAGTGTTGTTTAGTGGACTAAGCCTGCCAACACCTTTGATTACAA ACATTACAAATCTGAAGCATTTCATCAGCTGCTTCCAGTTTGCCAACTACACTGCTGAAATTATCAATGGTGCATGGCA TGGACcttgtaaaacaaatgttgattACTGTAATCGACATGGAGATTGTTTTAATCACATTGATGAAGGTCTCATGTGCAG GTGCTATCAGACCAGTTTAGAGCAGTACTATGGTCCAAGATGTGAGTTTTTC GCAGATGGTTCTGGTTTCTATGGAGAACAGTTTGGATCTCTGGCCTTGGCACTCCTGCTTTTGATTATCATAATCACCGTTGTTATCATCAG gGAAAGGAACTGTGTAAATTGA
- the errfi1a gene encoding ERBB receptor feedback inhibitor 1a isoform X1 — MRSDCAWSMSTVGLTTQEISLPIENPFLRGSYCHSMAGSKPSWSYHQEPIHNFYFTMDRHIESSYRTQQKAPPQSHEKLKYSPKSQSLAQKKSLPSHLSLSHAMEPSTPGPADDMQRLSVNENSPPVTPVRCSKPLPPIPPQTDISTEQAMDHEVESFTSEDESCRLVSNDERSSKSSPFRYGLSHRRSLRNVGEINYAYYDGPLRPHIQQHSQPQPQHQHHNHHAYHQQEVRQQHEQQRQEPPEHASPRPQDKAQRKLRRSHSGPAGSLHKPSFMRLCPKRYTNGSDKPEVPPPIPPRMVKTTESRRWSAEVSSGAYSDDDKPPKLPPRDHFPRSISRTPSPKSLLPTYEKGVMPKTQSFAPDPKYVSCRSFNRQNSEGSACTVPIIVKGDSNTHYYILSQRSSFADSSCDCHTKRKVDLV, encoded by the exons ATGCGATCCGACTGTGCCTGGAGCATGTCCACAGTGGGCCTGACTACCCAGGAGATCTCTCTTCCCATAGAAAACCCCTTCCTCCGGGGCAGCTACTGTCACAGCATGGCTGGATCCAAACCGTCCTGGAGCTACCACCAGGAACCCATACACAA tttctACTTTACAATGGACCGCCACATAGAATCGAGCTACCGAACTCAGCAGAAAGCGCCGCCCCAAAGCCATGAGA AGCTGAAATACAGTCCCAAGTCTCAGAGTTTAGCTCAGAAGAAATCCCTACCCTCCCATCTGTCCCTGTCCCACGCCATGGAACCATCCACCCCGGGTCCTGCAGATGACATGCAGAGGCTTTCTGTCAACGAGAACAGTCCACCTGTAACGCCAGTTAGATGTTCAAAGCCCCTGCCACCCATCCCACCACAAACGGACATCTCCACTGAGCAGGCTATGGATCATGAGGTGGAATCTTTCACCAGTGAAGATGAAAGCTGCCGCCTTGTCTCCAATGATGAACGGTCTTCCAAATCTTCTCCTTTTCGATATGGACTCTCCCACAGAAGGAGCTTAAGAAATGTCGGGGAGATAAACTATGCTTATTACGATGGCCCTTTAAGGCCACATATCCAGCAGCACTCCCAACCCCAACCCCAACACCAGCACCATAACCATCACGCATATCATCAGCAGGAAGTGCGACAACAGCATGAACAGCAGCGACAGGAACCACCAGAGCATGCCAGTCCACGACCACAGGACAAAGCTCAAAGGAAGCTACGACGTTCTCACTCTGGCCCTGCGGGCTCTTTACACAAACCTTCATTTATGCGTCTCTGTCCAAAACGTTACACCAATGGTTCAGACAAACCAGAGGTGCCACCCCCAATCCCTCCTCGCATGGTCAAGACTACAGAATCGCGCCGCTGGTCAGCAGAGGTCTCCTCAGGGGCTTACAGCGACGATGATAAACCACCCAAGTTGCCCCCAAGGGACCATTTTCCCAGAAGCATCTCCCGCACTCCAAGTCCAAAGAGCCTCCTCCCCACATATGAAAAGGGAGTCATGCCCAAAACTCAGAGTTTTGCGCCGGACCCCAAGTACGTTAGCTGTCGGTCTTTTAATAGACAGAACAGTGAGGGCTCTGCATGCACCGTTCCTATCATTGTGAAAGGCGACAGCAACACTCATTACTACATTCTGTCTCAGCGGTCTTCGTTTGCAGATTCGTCCTGTGACTGCCACACCAAGAGGAAAGTAGATCTAGTTTAG
- the errfi1a gene encoding ERBB receptor feedback inhibitor 1a isoform X2: MDRHIESSYRTQQKAPPQSHEKLKYSPKSQSLAQKKSLPSHLSLSHAMEPSTPGPADDMQRLSVNENSPPVTPVRCSKPLPPIPPQTDISTEQAMDHEVESFTSEDESCRLVSNDERSSKSSPFRYGLSHRRSLRNVGEINYAYYDGPLRPHIQQHSQPQPQHQHHNHHAYHQQEVRQQHEQQRQEPPEHASPRPQDKAQRKLRRSHSGPAGSLHKPSFMRLCPKRYTNGSDKPEVPPPIPPRMVKTTESRRWSAEVSSGAYSDDDKPPKLPPRDHFPRSISRTPSPKSLLPTYEKGVMPKTQSFAPDPKYVSCRSFNRQNSEGSACTVPIIVKGDSNTHYYILSQRSSFADSSCDCHTKRKVDLV; this comes from the exons ATGGACCGCCACATAGAATCGAGCTACCGAACTCAGCAGAAAGCGCCGCCCCAAAGCCATGAGA AGCTGAAATACAGTCCCAAGTCTCAGAGTTTAGCTCAGAAGAAATCCCTACCCTCCCATCTGTCCCTGTCCCACGCCATGGAACCATCCACCCCGGGTCCTGCAGATGACATGCAGAGGCTTTCTGTCAACGAGAACAGTCCACCTGTAACGCCAGTTAGATGTTCAAAGCCCCTGCCACCCATCCCACCACAAACGGACATCTCCACTGAGCAGGCTATGGATCATGAGGTGGAATCTTTCACCAGTGAAGATGAAAGCTGCCGCCTTGTCTCCAATGATGAACGGTCTTCCAAATCTTCTCCTTTTCGATATGGACTCTCCCACAGAAGGAGCTTAAGAAATGTCGGGGAGATAAACTATGCTTATTACGATGGCCCTTTAAGGCCACATATCCAGCAGCACTCCCAACCCCAACCCCAACACCAGCACCATAACCATCACGCATATCATCAGCAGGAAGTGCGACAACAGCATGAACAGCAGCGACAGGAACCACCAGAGCATGCCAGTCCACGACCACAGGACAAAGCTCAAAGGAAGCTACGACGTTCTCACTCTGGCCCTGCGGGCTCTTTACACAAACCTTCATTTATGCGTCTCTGTCCAAAACGTTACACCAATGGTTCAGACAAACCAGAGGTGCCACCCCCAATCCCTCCTCGCATGGTCAAGACTACAGAATCGCGCCGCTGGTCAGCAGAGGTCTCCTCAGGGGCTTACAGCGACGATGATAAACCACCCAAGTTGCCCCCAAGGGACCATTTTCCCAGAAGCATCTCCCGCACTCCAAGTCCAAAGAGCCTCCTCCCCACATATGAAAAGGGAGTCATGCCCAAAACTCAGAGTTTTGCGCCGGACCCCAAGTACGTTAGCTGTCGGTCTTTTAATAGACAGAACAGTGAGGGCTCTGCATGCACCGTTCCTATCATTGTGAAAGGCGACAGCAACACTCATTACTACATTCTGTCTCAGCGGTCTTCGTTTGCAGATTCGTCCTGTGACTGCCACACCAAGAGGAAAGTAGATCTAGTTTAG